The DNA segment GCAAATTTAGAAAATTCTACCACTTAAATCCACTATTTTCCATAAAACATAGTTATACATTATAATGAAATGTTATAGTCACAACAATCTATTTTGCTGCTCTTAGCGCTTAATATATTGTGATTAAAGTATATGGATATCCATTCGACGACCATTTAAATCTGATATTAATCATGAAAAAAATCTTTAATAAATGACCTTAGTCATATGCAATCGGTAAAAAACATCTACTACTTTGTGTTATTAATGAATAAATATACAGAGATTAGAGTTTGTTATTTACAAAACGCGATCATCCCATCTTCTTAATTTGTCGTTGAGTACATCTATTAACTAGTCTTTGCAAGAAAACTCCAAATACTGCGTTATTCTCATTTTTGAAACAGTCATTTACAATCAGTCAACTCCTTGGTTTCAAAAATATCGAAAGCCTTGTCTTTGAAGCTTTCTTATCAAAGACACAAAAAAAAACAGTAGTTTTCTTGCAGCCACTAACTAAGACTATATAAAAGGCGTTTTTACAATTTCAGCCTTAAGTTTTCGGTTTCTTACTTTTATGTAGATTACAGACCCTAGTTTTGCTTGATCAGTATGAATATATCCCATACCAATACCTTGCTTCAATACTGGAGATTGTGTTCCTGAGCTTACTTTACCAATGACATTATCATTTTCATCTACTATTGGGTAATCTTTACGCGGGATACCTCTGTCGAGCATTTTAAAACCTCTGAGTCGCTGTTTAATCCCTTCTGACTTTTGCGCAAAGAGGATTTCTTTATCTATAAAATCTTTGTCCTCAGTGAACTTTGTTATCCATCCCAAACCAGCTTCAATAGGAGAGGTCGTGTCATCGATGTCATTCCCATATAAACAATAACCCATTTCTAATCGAAGTGTATCTCTGGCTCCCAAACCAATAGCTTGAATATCAAATTCCGCTCCGGCCTCAAAAATAGCTTTCCAAACAAGTGCAGCGTCCTCATTGTGCATATATAATTCGAACCCACCAGCACCTGTATAACCCGTATTAGATATGATAACATCTTTTATGTTCGCAATACTACCTGTAATAAAACTATAATAAGGAATCTGCGACAGGTCTATTTCTGTAAGTTTTTGAAGCGTTTCGAGCGCTTTAGGTCCTTGTATTGCCAATTGTGAAATCTGATCAGATGCATTTTCCAGTTCTGCACCCATGGTATTGTTTTCAACGCACCATTTCCAGTCCTTTTCGATATTGGATGCATTTACCACTAATAAGTATTTCTGATCCTCGTAGTAATATACCAGTAAATCATCCACAATACCTCCTTTTCCATTGGGAAAGCATGAATATTGAGCATCGCCCACTTTAAGTTTAGATGCATCATTAGAAGTTACCTTTTGTACGAATGATAGTGCATTGGGGCCTTTTACCCAGAATTCACCCATATGGGATACGTCAAATACACCGACCGAATTTCTTACCTGCATATGTTCATTGTTAATGCCGGTATATTCGATGGGCATTTCAAAGCCTGCAAATTCTACCATCTTAGCTTTTAGTTCCTTATGGATTGCGTTAAATGCGGTTTGTTTCATTGTATGTATACTTGAAATTTTAATAATTACGAATGATGAATAAGCACAAATGTATGTAAATGTTATGTTGGCAAATATGATAATTACTTTCTTTTTGTCTTATTTTTACCCAAATTGCCAAAAAAAAGCAGATATTCGTTCATGTAATATTTAAAGAATATGTATATCTTTAACTCGAGTTAGATGCCCTTAAAAAGGTATATTCATGTTAAAAAAACTAAAACCACACGCTATGAGTGCATGAAATTCCTGAATTTACTCGAGAATTGCATGCTGGTTTCATAAAAAAAACTAGATTTGTATTTTAAACAAATAATTAATACCAGACCTTATGGTAGAAGATTATAAATATATTGACTTATCTTATCTGGAAGGAATTGCAGAAGGAGACAAGGGAATTATTAAAGAGTTGGTTGAGATATTCCTGGATCAAATGCCTGAATTTACTGATGGTTTTGACGAAGGTATCAGAGATAAAGACTGGGTAAAGATAGCTGCCATTGCACATAAGGCGAAATCTTCGGTCATGTCAATGGGAATGGAAGAGCTCGGCAATATTGATCTGAAAAATATGGAGTTGTTGGCAAAACAATTGCGGATCAATGAACTATTGAGTAAAGTAAGTGTAACGGAAGCTCAAAAAGAAGAGATGAACAGTCTCAAACGAAACCTGGATAGTTATCCGGAAGAACGGGTAAGTTGGGTTATGAAGAACGCAAATTTGGAAATGCTGACAAGTCTGATAGAAAAATTTACAACTGTTTGTGAAAAAGCAGTTGACGAGTTAAATAAAGTGATTAGTACCTATTAAACCTTACATATTCTTATGGTTGAGACAAGATTAAACGACGGATTTGTAATCGCCGGTATCAAGGGATCGGACAGACTTACAGCGGCTGTAGCGGATGACGTAAAAAGCGATTTAACGAGTATTGTATCTGAAAGTAACGGTAAAGTAATACTTGATTTATCAAATATTAAATTTATTGACAGTACAGGAATAGGCGTATTGATATCTGCCTTAAAAACAGCCAGGCAAAGTGATACCTCCTTTGCTTTATGCAAAATACAGAAAGATGTGATGAGCTTATTGTCCTTGATGAAACTGGATAAAATTTTTGAAATTTGTAGTGACGATAGTAAGTTGTAAAATATTTTTGGACATTACAAGTGTTACAATTCAATTGTAACAAAAAAGCCTGACTCTCTAGAATCAGGCTTTTTTGTGTTAAATATGCAGCTTCTGTTAAATTACTTCCATTGCAGATGCAGGCATCCATCCTTCGTTACCATCGCTAATAACAATTCTTTTCCATTCACCAAGCTCCTCCAGT comes from the Saccharicrinis fermentans DSM 9555 = JCM 21142 genome and includes:
- the gcvT gene encoding glycine cleavage system aminomethyltransferase GcvT yields the protein MKQTAFNAIHKELKAKMVEFAGFEMPIEYTGINNEHMQVRNSVGVFDVSHMGEFWVKGPNALSFVQKVTSNDASKLKVGDAQYSCFPNGKGGIVDDLLVYYYEDQKYLLVVNASNIEKDWKWCVENNTMGAELENASDQISQLAIQGPKALETLQKLTEIDLSQIPYYSFITGSIANIKDVIISNTGYTGAGGFELYMHNEDAALVWKAIFEAGAEFDIQAIGLGARDTLRLEMGYCLYGNDIDDTTSPIEAGLGWITKFTEDKDFIDKEILFAQKSEGIKQRLRGFKMLDRGIPRKDYPIVDENDNVIGKVSSGTQSPVLKQGIGMGYIHTDQAKLGSVIYIKVRNRKLKAEIVKTPFI
- a CDS encoding Hpt domain-containing protein, translating into MVEDYKYIDLSYLEGIAEGDKGIIKELVEIFLDQMPEFTDGFDEGIRDKDWVKIAAIAHKAKSSVMSMGMEELGNIDLKNMELLAKQLRINELLSKVSVTEAQKEEMNSLKRNLDSYPEERVSWVMKNANLEMLTSLIEKFTTVCEKAVDELNKVISTY
- a CDS encoding STAS domain-containing protein, with translation MVETRLNDGFVIAGIKGSDRLTAAVADDVKSDLTSIVSESNGKVILDLSNIKFIDSTGIGVLISALKTARQSDTSFALCKIQKDVMSLLSLMKLDKIFEICSDDSKL